Proteins from a single region of Nomia melanderi isolate GNS246 chromosome 11, iyNomMela1, whole genome shotgun sequence:
- the LOC116433920 gene encoding small ubiquitin-related modifier, with protein sequence MSDNQEQKPEAGPGDANSEYIKLKVVGNDSNEIHFRVKMTTQMGKLKKSYSDRVGVPMTSLRFLFDGKRINDDETPKQLEMENDDVIEVYQEQTGGHY encoded by the exons atgtCCGATAACCAG GAGCAAAAACCCGAAGCCGGCCCAGGCGACGCGAATTCTGAATACATCAAGCTTAAAGTCGTCGGAAAC GACAGCAATGAAATTCACTTTAGGGTAAAGATGACCACTCAAATGGGTAAACTCAAGAAATCTTATAGCGATCGTGTG GGTGTTCCTATGACGTCCCTCAGGTTTCTCTTTGATGGTAAAAGAATTAATGATGATGAAACACCAAAGCag CTGGAAATGGAAAATGATGATGTTATTGAGGTATATCAAGAACAAACAGGTGGTCACTACTAA
- the rnh1 gene encoding ribonuclease H1, protein MIKIPVFNIPTLLRMSRSYYAVAIGRKPGIYATWNECKVQVDKFPASRFKKFQTEAAALNFIANKGNSNKQDNKNVSTAKKRSRSESDETIKRTPPKKTKILYSKAILIVPPSQQKESSSGFITDSDGYVNVYTDGACGGNGTAGAKAGIGVWFGENHPLNVSQAVVGKQTNNMAEILAVTIAARKAKEAGITKLKIITDSKFLIQCITTWMPKWKYNGWKTSENQPVKNKDELIEMEKALESLNILWEHVNGHSGIYGNEMADKLARAGCSNA, encoded by the exons ATGATTAAAATTCCCGTGTTTAATATCCCGACATTACTAAGAATGTCACGATCATATTATGCAGTTGCCATAGGTCGTAAACCTGGAATTTATGCCACTTG GAATGAATGTAAAGTTCAAGTTGACAAATTCCCTGCAtcaagatttaaaaaatttcaaacagaagCAGCAGCTCTTAATTTTATTGCAAACAAGGGGAACTCAAATAAGCAAGATAACAAAAATGTATCAACTGCAAAGAAAAG ATCAAGGTCTGAATCAgatgaaacaattaaaagaacaCCTCCAAAAAAAACCAAAATATTGTATTCAAAAGCAATCTTAATTGTACCACCTAGTCAACAGAAA gaATCAAGTTCAGGATTTATAACTGATAGTGATGGTTATGTGAATGTGTATACGGATGGAGCATGCGGTGGAAATGGTACTGCAGGAGCAAAAGCGGGTATAGGTGTTTGGTTTGGTGAAAATCATCCTCT GAATGTATCACAAGCAGTGGTTGGTAAACAAACCAATAACATGGCAGAAATTTTAGCTGTAACCATAGCTGCAAGAAAAGCAAAAGAAGCGGGTATCACAAAACTTAAGATTATTACAGATTCAAAGTTCCTGATTCAATGTATAACTACATGGATGCCTAAATGGAAATATAACGGATGGAAGACTAGTGAAAACCAAcctgttaaaaataaagatgaatTGATAGAAATGGAGAAGGCCCTGGAATCTTTAAACATCCTTTGG GAACATGTCAATGGACACAGTGGAATTTATGGTAATGAAATGGCTGACAAATTAGCAAGAGCAGGTTGCAGTAATGcttga
- the LOC143174168 gene encoding uncharacterized protein LOC143174168 — translation MDRMSLPQTHQVELMALAELAGISAIPGVYRVIMELLALHISPEDIYILLKQICQQSRDNEIVENPEDISNTLKTN, via the exons ATGGATAGAATGTCATTACCACAAACCCATCAAGTAGAATTAATGGCTTTAGCAGAATTAGCAGGAATTTCCGCAATTCCAGGAGTCTATCG TGTTATAATGGAACTTTTGGCATTACATATATCGCCAGAGGATATATATATTCTTCTTAAACAAATATGTCAACAGTCAAGGGATAATGAAATTGTAGAGAATCCTGAAGATATATCTAATACATTGAAAACTAATTAA
- the Rad17 gene encoding rad17 checkpoint clamp loader component isoform X2, with protein MANSKKNSSWLMPSFDGEFLNKSPAIKRKSSQILEKSVSNVSMDYDIIPKKKSTNSLSILLEASEPQKPSELVVSRQKQQEITDWLRYKVKRGKPSVLILTGPAGCGKTAAIRLLSKENGFDIAEWITPVDQAMDENNRIMRQGDRFEDFVIRVTRYSSVLNNYHSRLLLVKDFPNVFIEDKDAFLSFLERYFEIGKEPIVFVCTEIGNSKLLQTLFPSNIREKFDIDLININPVTQAAMKNSLKRIGDIFNSVASHIICVSQDKIEEILSNSIGDIRNAVINLIFISLKVPKGQEENKCNIREESLGLLHGVGRVINPKRIQTENSWKFVHDPDDIASYFQSQSTVFLSFLQENYLNTMRGIEEVNACANILSLADTLNSEWRDLNLTNVTLSFCIRGVMVMNEKPISGWNPVRKPANVRIEMRRCLAAAEVRWYESIINSKSKHTEELLDIDMEAIIE; from the exons ATGGCTAATTCAAAG AAAAACAGTAGTTGGCTTATGCCATCGTTTGATGGTGAATTTCTAAACAAATCGCCAGCTATTAAAAGGAAGTCATcacaaatattagaaaaaagtgTATCTAATGTTTCTATGGACTACGATATAATTCCCAAGAAAAAGTCTACTAATAGTTTGTCCATTTTATTGGAAGCTTCTGAACCGCAAAAACCTTCTGAATTAGTAGTTAGTAGACAAAAGCAACAAGAGATTACTGATTGGTTgcgatataaagttaaaaggGGCAAGCCTTCTGTACTAATTCTAACTGGGCCAGCTGGTTGTGGGAAGACAGCAGCGATAAGACTACTCTCCAAGGAAAATGGTTTTGATATTGCGGAATGGATTACACCTGTTGATCAAGCAATGGATGAAAATA atagAATAATGAGACAAGGAGACagatttgaagattttgtaATTAGGGTTACTCGATATAgttcagttttaaataattaccatAGTCGTCTCCTTCTGGTGAAGGATTTTCCAAACGTTTTCATAGAAGATAAAGATGCTTTTCTATCTTTCTtaga GAGATACTTTGAAATAGGAAAGGAGCCTATAGTTTTTGTTTGTACAGAAATAGGAAATTCAAAGCTGTTGCAGACATTATTCCCTTCTAATATAAGAGaaaagtttgatatagatttaatCAA CATAAATCCTGTTACACAAGctgcaatgaaaaattcattgaaacgaaTTGGAGACATTTTTAATTCAGTTGCTAGTCATATCATATGCGTTTCACAAGATAAAATTGAAGAGATATTGTCTAATAGTATAGGAGATATCAGAAATGCTGTCAtaaatcttatatttatttctttgaaag tACCTAAGGgacaagaagaaaataaatgcaatattcGAGAGGAAAGTTTGGGGCTTCTACATGGCGTTGGACGGGTAATTAATccaaaaa GAATTCAGACTGAAAATTCCTGGAAATTTGTTCATGATCCGGACGATATTGCATCTTATTTCCAATCGCAATCAACAGTATTTCTAAGTTTTTTGCAGGAGAATTATTTAAACACTATGAGGGGAATAGAGGAAGTGAACGCTTGTGCAAATATTTTAAGCTTAGCAGATACATTAAATTCTGAATGGCGT GATCTGAATTTAACTAATGTCACATTATCTTTCTGCATTCGAGGTGTGATGGTAATGAACGAAAAACCAATTTCCGGTTGGAATCCCGTAAGAAAACCGGCGAATGTACGCATAGAAAT GCGAAGGTGTTTGGCAGCTGCCGAAGTTCGATGGTACGAATCCATCATTAATTCAAAATCAAAACATACGGAGGAATTGCTTGACATTGATATGGAAGCAATCATCGAATAA
- the Rad17 gene encoding rad17 checkpoint clamp loader component isoform X1, which produces MANSKQKNSSWLMPSFDGEFLNKSPAIKRKSSQILEKSVSNVSMDYDIIPKKKSTNSLSILLEASEPQKPSELVVSRQKQQEITDWLRYKVKRGKPSVLILTGPAGCGKTAAIRLLSKENGFDIAEWITPVDQAMDENNRIMRQGDRFEDFVIRVTRYSSVLNNYHSRLLLVKDFPNVFIEDKDAFLSFLERYFEIGKEPIVFVCTEIGNSKLLQTLFPSNIREKFDIDLININPVTQAAMKNSLKRIGDIFNSVASHIICVSQDKIEEILSNSIGDIRNAVINLIFISLKVPKGQEENKCNIREESLGLLHGVGRVINPKRIQTENSWKFVHDPDDIASYFQSQSTVFLSFLQENYLNTMRGIEEVNACANILSLADTLNSEWRDLNLTNVTLSFCIRGVMVMNEKPISGWNPVRKPANVRIEMRRCLAAAEVRWYESIINSKSKHTEELLDIDMEAIIE; this is translated from the exons ATGGCTAATTCAAAG CAGAAAAACAGTAGTTGGCTTATGCCATCGTTTGATGGTGAATTTCTAAACAAATCGCCAGCTATTAAAAGGAAGTCATcacaaatattagaaaaaagtgTATCTAATGTTTCTATGGACTACGATATAATTCCCAAGAAAAAGTCTACTAATAGTTTGTCCATTTTATTGGAAGCTTCTGAACCGCAAAAACCTTCTGAATTAGTAGTTAGTAGACAAAAGCAACAAGAGATTACTGATTGGTTgcgatataaagttaaaaggGGCAAGCCTTCTGTACTAATTCTAACTGGGCCAGCTGGTTGTGGGAAGACAGCAGCGATAAGACTACTCTCCAAGGAAAATGGTTTTGATATTGCGGAATGGATTACACCTGTTGATCAAGCAATGGATGAAAATA atagAATAATGAGACAAGGAGACagatttgaagattttgtaATTAGGGTTACTCGATATAgttcagttttaaataattaccatAGTCGTCTCCTTCTGGTGAAGGATTTTCCAAACGTTTTCATAGAAGATAAAGATGCTTTTCTATCTTTCTtaga GAGATACTTTGAAATAGGAAAGGAGCCTATAGTTTTTGTTTGTACAGAAATAGGAAATTCAAAGCTGTTGCAGACATTATTCCCTTCTAATATAAGAGaaaagtttgatatagatttaatCAA CATAAATCCTGTTACACAAGctgcaatgaaaaattcattgaaacgaaTTGGAGACATTTTTAATTCAGTTGCTAGTCATATCATATGCGTTTCACAAGATAAAATTGAAGAGATATTGTCTAATAGTATAGGAGATATCAGAAATGCTGTCAtaaatcttatatttatttctttgaaag tACCTAAGGgacaagaagaaaataaatgcaatattcGAGAGGAAAGTTTGGGGCTTCTACATGGCGTTGGACGGGTAATTAATccaaaaa GAATTCAGACTGAAAATTCCTGGAAATTTGTTCATGATCCGGACGATATTGCATCTTATTTCCAATCGCAATCAACAGTATTTCTAAGTTTTTTGCAGGAGAATTATTTAAACACTATGAGGGGAATAGAGGAAGTGAACGCTTGTGCAAATATTTTAAGCTTAGCAGATACATTAAATTCTGAATGGCGT GATCTGAATTTAACTAATGTCACATTATCTTTCTGCATTCGAGGTGTGATGGTAATGAACGAAAAACCAATTTCCGGTTGGAATCCCGTAAGAAAACCGGCGAATGTACGCATAGAAAT GCGAAGGTGTTTGGCAGCTGCCGAAGTTCGATGGTACGAATCCATCATTAATTCAAAATCAAAACATACGGAGGAATTGCTTGACATTGATATGGAAGCAATCATCGAATAA